The Amphiprion ocellaris isolate individual 3 ecotype Okinawa chromosome 6, ASM2253959v1, whole genome shotgun sequence genome contains a region encoding:
- the LOC111580775 gene encoding uncharacterized protein LOC111580775 isoform X1, with protein MGFHSTLHYMIPQRAALKDLNESRRKHQVECGADESLYVHSEQRRNFQSKCFQESTGFMLLPPTPGTCGGSQLSSRHTEPLGLQVQGFCCPLQQRPCSGRVRPKVTLQSRGGGDGRLTVQCSLRSRLESGAKPAARSRTGTGPEMKPQGLAAAVSHCLDPASETAKSATTPCENKRQAGDGQPGATKVSELHLYLPSLICEDDKQDGEAEEMRTLVVETRV; from the exons ATGGGATTTCATTCAACTCTGCACTATATGATTCCTCAGAGAGCAGCGCTGAAAGACTTGAATGAGAGCAG GAGGAAGCATCAAGTGGAGTGTGGTGCAGATGAAAGCCTGTATGTCCACAGCGAGCAGAGGAGGAACTTTCAGTCCAAATGCTTTCAAGAGAGCACAGGGTTCATGCTGCTTCCACCAACACCAGGGACCTGTGGAGGCTCACAGCTTTCCTCCAGACACACTGAGCCTCTGGGCCTGCAAG TGCAGGGGTTCTGCTGCCCCCTCCAGCAGAGGCCCTGCAGTGGGAGGGTGAGACCTAAGGTGACCCTGCAGAGCAGAGGGGGAGGAGATGGGAGGCTGACGGTGCAATGCAGTCTCAGGTCAAGGCTGGAGAGTGGAGCCAAACCAGCAGCAAGGTCCAGGACTGGAACCGGGCCTGAGATGAAACCACAAGGTTTAGCTGCAGCTGTGAGCCACTGCTTAGATCCAGCCAGTGAAACAGCAA AATCTGCCACAACCCCCTGTGAAAATAAGAGGCAGGCTGGTGATGGACAGCCCGGGGCCACCAAAGTCTCAGAACTCCATCTGTATCTGCCTTCATTAATCTGTGAGGACGACAAGCAGGACGGAGAGGCAGAGGAGATGAG GACCTTAGTGGTGGAAACTCGTGTTTAA
- the LOC111580775 gene encoding uncharacterized protein LOC111580775 isoform X2 gives MRAVKHVGCVMNDRRKHQVECGADESLYVHSEQRRNFQSKCFQESTGFMLLPPTPGTCGGSQLSSRHTEPLGLQVQGFCCPLQQRPCSGRVRPKVTLQSRGGGDGRLTVQCSLRSRLESGAKPAARSRTGTGPEMKPQGLAAAVSHCLDPASETAKSATTPCENKRQAGDGQPGATKVSELHLYLPSLICEDDKQDGEAEEMRTLVVETRV, from the exons ATGAGAGCAG TTAAACATGTTGGATGTGTGATGAATGACAGGAGGAAGCATCAAGTGGAGTGTGGTGCAGATGAAAGCCTGTATGTCCACAGCGAGCAGAGGAGGAACTTTCAGTCCAAATGCTTTCAAGAGAGCACAGGGTTCATGCTGCTTCCACCAACACCAGGGACCTGTGGAGGCTCACAGCTTTCCTCCAGACACACTGAGCCTCTGGGCCTGCAAG TGCAGGGGTTCTGCTGCCCCCTCCAGCAGAGGCCCTGCAGTGGGAGGGTGAGACCTAAGGTGACCCTGCAGAGCAGAGGGGGAGGAGATGGGAGGCTGACGGTGCAATGCAGTCTCAGGTCAAGGCTGGAGAGTGGAGCCAAACCAGCAGCAAGGTCCAGGACTGGAACCGGGCCTGAGATGAAACCACAAGGTTTAGCTGCAGCTGTGAGCCACTGCTTAGATCCAGCCAGTGAAACAGCAA AATCTGCCACAACCCCCTGTGAAAATAAGAGGCAGGCTGGTGATGGACAGCCCGGGGCCACCAAAGTCTCAGAACTCCATCTGTATCTGCCTTCATTAATCTGTGAGGACGACAAGCAGGACGGAGAGGCAGAGGAGATGAG GACCTTAGTGGTGGAAACTCGTGTTTAA
- the LOC111580775 gene encoding uncharacterized protein LOC111580775 isoform X3 — translation MRAGGSIKWSVVQMKACMSTASRGGTFSPNAFKRAQGSCCFHQHQGPVEAHSFPPDTLSLWACKGFCCPLQQRPCSGRVRPKVTLQSRGGGDGRLTVQCSLRSRLESGAKPAARSRTGTGPEMKPQGLAAAVSHCLDPASETAKSATTPCENKRQAGDGQPGATKVSELHLYLPSLICEDDKQDGEAEEMRTLVVETRV, via the exons ATGAGAGCAG GAGGAAGCATCAAGTGGAGTGTGGTGCAGATGAAAGCCTGTATGTCCACAGCGAGCAGAGGAGGAACTTTCAGTCCAAATGCTTTCAAGAGAGCACAGGGTTCATGCTGCTTCCACCAACACCAGGGACCTGTGGAGGCTCACAGCTTTCCTCCAGACACACTGAGCCTCTGGGCCTGCAAG GGGTTCTGCTGCCCCCTCCAGCAGAGGCCCTGCAGTGGGAGGGTGAGACCTAAGGTGACCCTGCAGAGCAGAGGGGGAGGAGATGGGAGGCTGACGGTGCAATGCAGTCTCAGGTCAAGGCTGGAGAGTGGAGCCAAACCAGCAGCAAGGTCCAGGACTGGAACCGGGCCTGAGATGAAACCACAAGGTTTAGCTGCAGCTGTGAGCCACTGCTTAGATCCAGCCAGTGAAACAGCAA AATCTGCCACAACCCCCTGTGAAAATAAGAGGCAGGCTGGTGATGGACAGCCCGGGGCCACCAAAGTCTCAGAACTCCATCTGTATCTGCCTTCATTAATCTGTGAGGACGACAAGCAGGACGGAGAGGCAGAGGAGATGAG GACCTTAGTGGTGGAAACTCGTGTTTAA
- the LOC111580775 gene encoding uncharacterized protein LOC111580775 isoform X4, with product MTGGSIKWSVVQMKACMSTASRGGTFSPNAFKRAQGSCCFHQHQGPVEAHSFPPDTLSLWACKGFCCPLQQRPCSGRVRPKVTLQSRGGGDGRLTVQCSLRSRLESGAKPAARSRTGTGPEMKPQGLAAAVSHCLDPASETAKSATTPCENKRQAGDGQPGATKVSELHLYLPSLICEDDKQDGEAEEMRTLVVETRV from the exons ATGACAGGAGGAAGCATCAAGTGGAGTGTGGTGCAGATGAAAGCCTGTATGTCCACAGCGAGCAGAGGAGGAACTTTCAGTCCAAATGCTTTCAAGAGAGCACAGGGTTCATGCTGCTTCCACCAACACCAGGGACCTGTGGAGGCTCACAGCTTTCCTCCAGACACACTGAGCCTCTGGGCCTGCAAG GGGTTCTGCTGCCCCCTCCAGCAGAGGCCCTGCAGTGGGAGGGTGAGACCTAAGGTGACCCTGCAGAGCAGAGGGGGAGGAGATGGGAGGCTGACGGTGCAATGCAGTCTCAGGTCAAGGCTGGAGAGTGGAGCCAAACCAGCAGCAAGGTCCAGGACTGGAACCGGGCCTGAGATGAAACCACAAGGTTTAGCTGCAGCTGTGAGCCACTGCTTAGATCCAGCCAGTGAAACAGCAA AATCTGCCACAACCCCCTGTGAAAATAAGAGGCAGGCTGGTGATGGACAGCCCGGGGCCACCAAAGTCTCAGAACTCCATCTGTATCTGCCTTCATTAATCTGTGAGGACGACAAGCAGGACGGAGAGGCAGAGGAGATGAG GACCTTAGTGGTGGAAACTCGTGTTTAA
- the LOC118471515 gene encoding uncharacterized protein LOC118471515, which yields MSLQASFLTLFVCFILFSLSVTHFSSSAKESGCFKVNNCKCIMKDGSGVINLNAMGDADGFLGHLKPVAADIMPVNAELLLSFSPCQHFSQPEDLTATDCTDVAACLIVRYHDLSGYTSHYINYGRHEGNHFHYNHTLNILSVSYFAHSDGPLTVVHYHCNANQSMSIIWSQSLSTEGNLQIWVESPCACPNACAMGDLGHGTIFLIILSLSAAAYFILGSCALRPFRSSSGVQISPERSVWCMICYLCTERRPARRHYTDVTHCDR from the exons ATGAGCCTCCAGGCCTCTTTTCTTAcgctatttgtttgttttatcttgttttccTTGTCTGTCACCCATTTTTCAAGTTCTGCCAAGGAGTCAGGCTGTTTCAAAGTCAACAACTGCAAATGCATCATGAAAGATGGGAGTGGAGTGATTAACCTGAACGCTATGGGAGATGCAGATGGTTTCTTGGGGCATTTAAAGCCTGTGGCAGCAGACATCATGCCAGTCAATGCAGAACTGCTCCTGTCCTTCAGCCCCTGCCAGCATTTCTCCCAGCCAGAGGACCTGACAGCGACTGACTGCACTGATGTGGCTGCATGCCTCATTGTCAG GTATCATGATCTCAGTGGATACACCAGCCACTATATCAACTATGGCAGACATGAAGGGAATCATTTCCACTATAATCACACTCTGAACATACTGTCTGTCTCTTACTTTG CTCACAGCGACGGGCCGCTGACTGTAGTCCATTATCACTGCAATGCAAATCAGTCCATGTCCATCATCTGGAGCCAGAGCCTCAGCACAGAGGGGAACCTGCAAATCTGGGTGGAGAGCCCTTGTGCCTGTCCAAATGCCTGTGCCATGGGAGATCTGGGTCATGGCACCATCTTCCTCATCATCCTCTCCCTCAGTGCTGCAGCCTACTTTATCCTtg GCTCCTGTGCTCTGAGGCCTTTCCGGAGCAGTAGTGGAGTCCAGATCTCTCCGGAGCGCAGTGTGTGGTGTATGATCTGCTACCTCTGTACTGAAAGAAGGCCAGCGAGGAGACACTACACAGATGTGACACACTGTGATCGATGA